One segment of Massilia sp. Se16.2.3 DNA contains the following:
- a CDS encoding YfbK domain-containing protein, which yields MQAAPLDARFAVAVAAFGQRLRGEPQVMGYSHAEIADLANGARGVDSEGYRAEFVRLVRQAEALAKVGGSGQP from the coding sequence CTGCAGGCCGCGCCCCTTGACGCGCGCTTCGCGGTCGCCGTTGCCGCCTTCGGCCAGCGCCTGCGCGGAGAGCCGCAGGTAATGGGCTACAGCCATGCCGAGATTGCCGACCTGGCCAATGGCGCGCGCGGAGTGGACAGCGAAGGCTACCGCGCCGAATTCGTCAGGCTGGTGCGCCAGGCCGAGGCGCTGGCGAAGGTGGGAGGGAGTGGGCAGCCGTAA
- a CDS encoding YfbK domain-containing protein, whose protein sequence is MDRIAIVTYANGTNVALEPTSGKDRQKILDAIDALGAGGGTAGGAGLQRAYAMAERHFDAKAVNRVVLATDGDFNVGVSDPRELEKFIAEKRKSGVYLSILGVGEGNLNDALMQRLAQSGNGNAAYIDSLLEARKTLSEELGSTMFPIANDVKVQVEFNPARVAAYRLVGYETRMLARQDFKDDKVDAGDMGAGHSVTAIYEITPAAAAGKLVDPLRYGADRGKKAANAATGDELCFVRLRYKLPGESSSRLVEQPVRAASVPQDAAGRAP, encoded by the coding sequence GTGGACCGGATCGCCATCGTCACCTACGCCAACGGCACGAACGTCGCGCTGGAACCGACAAGCGGCAAGGACAGGCAGAAGATCCTCGACGCCATCGATGCCCTCGGCGCGGGCGGGGGAACCGCCGGCGGCGCAGGCCTGCAGCGCGCCTATGCCATGGCCGAGCGCCACTTCGATGCGAAAGCCGTCAACCGCGTCGTCCTCGCCACCGACGGCGACTTCAACGTCGGCGTGAGCGACCCGCGCGAGCTCGAGAAATTCATCGCCGAGAAGCGCAAGAGCGGCGTTTACCTGTCGATCCTGGGCGTCGGCGAAGGCAACCTGAACGACGCGCTGATGCAGCGCCTGGCGCAGTCGGGCAATGGCAACGCGGCCTATATCGATTCGCTGCTGGAAGCGCGCAAGACCCTGAGCGAGGAACTCGGCTCGACCATGTTCCCGATCGCGAACGACGTCAAGGTGCAGGTCGAATTCAATCCGGCCCGGGTCGCGGCCTACCGCCTGGTCGGCTACGAAACGCGCATGCTGGCACGCCAGGACTTCAAGGACGACAAGGTCGACGCCGGCGACATGGGCGCGGGCCACAGCGTCACCGCGATCTACGAGATCACGCCGGCGGCCGCCGCAGGCAAGCTGGTCGACCCGCTGCGCTACGGCGCGGACAGAGGGAAAAAGGCGGCCAACGCGGCCACGGGCGACGAGCTGTGTTTCGTGCGCCTGCGCTACAAGCTGCCGGGCGAGTCCAGCAGCCGCCTGGTCGAGCAGCCGGTGCGGGCCGCCTCGGTTCCACAAGACGCTGCAGGCCGCGCCCCTTGA
- a CDS encoding von Willebrand factor type A domain-containing protein — protein MRHPSAVLPVMAAVSLLLAACSAPEPNQHMRANEVTAGTAPQPAAVAQPPAASPAAEAAALKQQHQPQQRVTVTGSSIASSYLPAPAPPPMAYSRVAPPIQPGMDKFPDKTANGVVLVEEQPVSTFSTDVDTASYAYVRRQLTEGQLPPAAAVRVEEMVNYFPYDYVRPTNRAQPFALTTNVMPSPGARTSSWSTSPCAATTSRRPSARR, from the coding sequence ATGCGACATCCCTCCGCCGTGCTGCCCGTCATGGCAGCCGTTTCCCTCCTGCTGGCAGCGTGCAGCGCCCCCGAGCCGAACCAGCACATGCGTGCCAACGAGGTGACCGCGGGGACGGCACCGCAGCCGGCCGCGGTGGCGCAGCCTCCCGCGGCCTCCCCTGCCGCGGAGGCTGCTGCATTGAAACAGCAGCACCAGCCGCAGCAGCGCGTTACCGTCACCGGTTCGTCGATCGCGTCGTCCTACCTGCCCGCCCCGGCGCCGCCACCGATGGCGTATTCCCGCGTGGCCCCACCCATTCAGCCGGGCATGGACAAGTTCCCGGACAAGACAGCGAACGGCGTGGTCCTGGTCGAGGAGCAGCCCGTCTCCACCTTCAGTACCGATGTCGATACCGCCTCGTATGCCTACGTGCGGCGCCAGCTGACCGAGGGGCAGCTGCCGCCGGCCGCGGCGGTGCGCGTCGAGGAAATGGTGAACTACTTCCCCTATGATTACGTCCGGCCCACGAACCGCGCCCAGCCTTTCGCGCTGACGACGAACGTCATGCCCAGCCCCGGAGCGCGGACAAGCAGCTGGTCCACATCGCCGTGCGCGGCTACGACGTCAAGGCGGCCGAGCGCGCGCCGATGA
- a CDS encoding S9 family peptidase, with product MRWTQDGKSVAVMLRAVDNKDRWIATVDLGAAKLKPVHRLSDEAWVNYDNAEFGWLPDNRTLWYLSEESGYSHLYTQDAAGHARALTSGKWEAGDVQWSFDGSTAYLLCNRKTPGTYEVCAVNAKDGATREVTGLAGVERFALSPDERKLLVHYSNSYTPAQLASVPVSGGAATKLTDTRTLEYKAREWIQPEYVAVPSSAGGEPVWSKLYRPAKLEPGKKYPVVMFVHGAGYLQNTTQRFPVYFREQMFHNLLVEKGYIVLDMDYRASKGYGRNWRTAIYRQMGHPELVDYQDGVKYMVANHQGDAANVGIYGGSYGGFMTFMALMRAPEMFKAGAALRPVTDWTSYNHEYTANILNTPDIDPEAYRISSPIEYADKLQGHLLIGHGMVDDNVFYQDSVRMAQRLIELKKDNWELASYPLERHAYTQPESWFDQYRRIFKLFERTLKQ from the coding sequence ATGCGCTGGACCCAGGACGGCAAGAGCGTGGCGGTGATGCTGCGCGCCGTCGACAACAAGGACCGCTGGATCGCCACCGTCGACCTGGGCGCCGCCAAGCTGAAACCCGTGCACCGCCTGAGCGACGAAGCCTGGGTCAATTACGACAATGCCGAATTCGGCTGGCTGCCGGACAACCGCACGCTGTGGTACCTGTCCGAGGAAAGCGGCTACTCGCACCTGTACACCCAGGACGCGGCAGGCCACGCACGCGCCTTAACTAGCGGCAAGTGGGAAGCCGGCGACGTGCAATGGAGCTTCGACGGCTCCACCGCCTACCTGCTGTGCAACCGCAAGACACCCGGCACCTATGAAGTCTGCGCGGTGAACGCGAAGGACGGCGCCACCCGCGAAGTGACCGGCCTGGCCGGCGTCGAACGCTTCGCCCTGTCGCCGGACGAGCGCAAGCTGCTGGTGCACTACTCGAACAGCTACACGCCGGCCCAGCTGGCCAGCGTGCCGGTATCGGGCGGCGCCGCGACGAAGCTGACCGACACCCGCACGCTTGAATACAAGGCGCGCGAATGGATCCAGCCCGAGTACGTGGCCGTGCCCTCGAGCGCGGGCGGCGAGCCGGTCTGGTCGAAGCTGTACCGTCCGGCCAAGCTCGAGCCGGGCAAGAAGTACCCGGTCGTGATGTTCGTGCACGGCGCCGGCTACCTGCAGAACACGACGCAGCGCTTCCCCGTCTACTTCCGCGAGCAGATGTTCCACAACCTGCTGGTGGAAAAAGGCTACATCGTGCTCGACATGGACTACCGCGCGTCGAAAGGCTATGGGCGCAACTGGCGCACCGCCATCTACCGCCAGATGGGCCACCCGGAACTGGTGGACTACCAGGACGGCGTGAAGTACATGGTGGCGAACCACCAGGGCGACGCGGCGAACGTGGGCATCTATGGCGGCAGCTATGGCGGCTTCATGACCTTCATGGCGCTGATGCGCGCACCGGAAATGTTCAAGGCCGGCGCGGCCCTGCGTCCCGTCACCGACTGGACCAGCTACAACCACGAGTACACGGCGAACATCCTGAACACGCCCGACATCGATCCGGAAGCCTACCGCATCTCCTCGCCGATCGAGTATGCCGACAAGCTGCAAGGCCATCTCCTGATCGGCCACGGCATGGTCGACGACAACGTGTTCTACCAGGACTCGGTGCGCATGGCGCAGCGCCTGATCGAGCTGAAAAAGGATAACTGGGAACTGGCCAGCTACCCGCTCGAACGGCATGCCTACACGCAGCCGGAAAGCTGGTTCGACCAGTACCGCCGCATCTTCAAGCTGTTCGAGCGCACGCTCAAGCAGTGA